In one window of Duganella dendranthematis DNA:
- a CDS encoding serine hydrolase domain-containing protein: MDRRQCLALAGAVALGRVVPAVASDQGARYDAVLADYYDFNGTVAVSLGPEVWYTNAVGSANPQTNTPMALNTRFETGSVSKWVAAMVVMKLVDMGKLALDEPITRYLPDYRADTGARLTLRHLMSHTSGVPNEILAARQAHPEMRDQPLEQMEAVRRYASGELRFKPGTEWDYSHSNWLIVKAIVEHVSGQSYRECVSAWLLAPLQLHNSGIFSGDSDKVAGMALGYTPGAQTPPWTRNVSPVPDYMAMAGGFYSSATDMLFLMNGVLGGSILTPASRATLLRVNRQEQHYALGGRTQLAGIAGQPRECAWEDGSNGGFRLVARRVLADDVNVVVFNNSSYDHRKLGLLASALTEAAYAGFNPMRYRKAPGA, from the coding sequence GTGGATCGTCGTCAATGTCTTGCGTTGGCCGGGGCGGTGGCCCTGGGCCGGGTGGTGCCCGCTGTTGCCTCGGACCAGGGAGCGCGCTATGACGCGGTGCTGGCCGATTACTATGACTTCAACGGCACGGTGGCGGTCAGCCTGGGGCCGGAGGTGTGGTACACCAATGCCGTCGGCAGCGCCAATCCCCAGACCAATACGCCGATGGCGTTGAATACGCGCTTTGAAACCGGCTCGGTGTCGAAGTGGGTGGCCGCCATGGTGGTGATGAAGCTGGTCGACATGGGCAAGCTGGCGCTGGACGAGCCGATCACGCGGTATCTGCCGGACTATCGCGCCGACACCGGCGCCCGCCTCACGCTGCGCCATCTGATGAGCCATACCAGCGGCGTGCCGAACGAGATCCTGGCGGCGCGCCAGGCGCACCCGGAAATGCGCGACCAGCCGCTGGAGCAGATGGAAGCGGTGCGCCGCTACGCCAGCGGCGAGTTGCGCTTCAAGCCCGGCACCGAGTGGGACTATTCGCATTCCAACTGGCTGATCGTCAAGGCGATCGTCGAGCACGTCAGTGGCCAGTCGTACCGCGAGTGTGTGTCGGCTTGGCTGCTGGCGCCGCTCCAGCTGCACAACAGCGGCATCTTCAGCGGCGACTCCGACAAGGTGGCCGGCATGGCGCTGGGCTACACGCCGGGCGCTCAAACGCCGCCGTGGACCCGCAACGTCAGCCCGGTGCCGGATTACATGGCCATGGCCGGCGGCTTCTACAGCAGCGCCACCGATATGCTGTTCCTGATGAACGGCGTGCTGGGCGGCAGCATCCTGACGCCGGCCTCGCGCGCCACGCTGCTGCGGGTCAACCGCCAGGAGCAGCACTACGCGCTGGGCGGCCGCACGCAACTGGCGGGCATCGCCGGCCAGCCGCGCGAGTGCGCGTGGGAAGACGGCTCGAATGGCGGCTTCCGCCTGGTGGCGCGCCGCGTGCTGGCCGACGACGTCAACGTGGTGGTGTTCAACAACAGCAGCTACGACCATCGCAAGCTGGGCCTGCTGGCCAGCGCGCTGACCGAAGCCGCTTATGCCGGCTTTAATCCGATGCGTTACCGCAAGGCGCCGGGCGCGTAG
- a CDS encoding glycoside hydrolase family 97 protein: MTDSIRAASLLALAALATAGAPAWADTVTVKSPNGRNAVSIDSDKLTWSVSRDGKRLIEPSPLGLNLDIGAIGPGAKLRGHAETSVNDTYEIVLGKARSAPDHYHQSTLSFAGKPQFQLIVRAYDDGVAVRYVVPEQAGVAGFKVMNEATQFNFAKDYDCWGANMGRFDTSFEAEYDRTKASGIRNFHNYMAPLVCKTGAGATTFAIAESDVKDYPGFYLSGRGDAGLGVMVTLPPRFDNNRDYRFRKTVSASVQLKGQGFQTPWRVVMLGDTPGDLTASSLIPTLAAPSQIQDTSWIKPAKTSWDWWNDWAVNVPNAGVNTDTYKAFVDFSKAMKLDDILIDEGWSVGSDVEPNPQADVTRAKPSLDMPALLEYAQSQGVGVWLWVQWQQLDNQMDAAFRQYAAWGIKGIKVDFMNRNDQEMVDWYHKVLSKAAEHKLMVDLHGAYPPNGLNRTWPNYITQEGVLGAENNKWSARITATHNVTLPFTRMILGPMDYTPGGFHHATPSSFASRNHEPLVMTTRGQAIAMYVVYDSPFQMVSDSPAAYRNADGSWADGAEFIQNVPTSWDETRIIAGDIGEYIVSARRKGDVWYLGAMTNESERTLKVPLSFLGKGTHKAQLLQDGADASHLAASDSTVTATQTITLKLAPSGGAVAVIKP, from the coding sequence ATGACAGATTCCATCCGCGCCGCCAGCCTGCTGGCGCTGGCGGCCTTGGCCACCGCAGGCGCACCCGCCTGGGCAGATACCGTGACGGTCAAGTCGCCCAATGGCCGCAACGCGGTCAGCATCGACAGCGACAAGCTGACCTGGAGCGTCAGCCGCGACGGCAAGCGCCTCATCGAGCCGTCGCCGCTCGGCCTCAACCTCGACATCGGCGCCATCGGCCCCGGCGCCAAATTGCGCGGCCACGCCGAGACCAGCGTCAACGACACCTACGAGATCGTGCTGGGCAAGGCGCGCAGCGCGCCGGACCATTACCATCAATCGACGCTGAGCTTCGCCGGCAAGCCGCAATTTCAGCTGATCGTGCGCGCCTACGACGATGGCGTCGCCGTGCGCTACGTGGTGCCGGAGCAGGCCGGCGTAGCGGGCTTCAAGGTGATGAACGAAGCCACCCAGTTCAACTTCGCCAAAGATTACGACTGCTGGGGCGCCAACATGGGCCGCTTCGACACCAGTTTCGAGGCGGAATACGACCGCACCAAGGCCTCCGGCATCCGCAACTTCCACAACTACATGGCGCCGCTGGTGTGCAAGACCGGCGCCGGCGCCACCACTTTTGCCATCGCCGAATCGGACGTCAAGGACTATCCCGGCTTCTACCTGTCCGGCCGTGGCGATGCGGGCCTGGGCGTGATGGTGACGCTGCCGCCGCGCTTCGACAACAACCGCGACTACCGCTTCCGCAAGACCGTCTCCGCCAGCGTGCAGCTGAAGGGCCAGGGATTCCAGACGCCATGGCGCGTGGTGATGCTGGGCGATACGCCGGGCGACCTCACCGCATCGTCGCTGATTCCAACGCTGGCGGCGCCGTCGCAGATCCAGGACACCAGCTGGATCAAGCCAGCCAAGACCTCGTGGGACTGGTGGAACGACTGGGCCGTCAACGTACCCAACGCCGGGGTCAACACCGACACCTACAAAGCCTTCGTCGACTTTTCCAAGGCGATGAAGCTGGACGATATCCTGATCGACGAAGGCTGGTCGGTGGGCAGCGACGTCGAGCCCAATCCGCAGGCCGACGTCACCCGCGCCAAGCCGTCGCTGGACATGCCGGCGCTGCTGGAATACGCGCAGTCGCAAGGCGTGGGCGTGTGGCTGTGGGTGCAATGGCAGCAGCTGGACAACCAGATGGACGCCGCCTTCCGGCAGTACGCCGCGTGGGGCATCAAGGGCATCAAGGTCGACTTCATGAACCGCAACGACCAGGAGATGGTGGACTGGTACCACAAGGTGCTGAGCAAGGCCGCCGAGCATAAGCTGATGGTCGACCTGCACGGCGCCTATCCACCGAATGGCCTTAACCGCACCTGGCCCAACTACATCACGCAGGAAGGCGTGCTGGGGGCGGAAAACAACAAGTGGAGCGCGCGCATCACCGCCACCCACAACGTCACGCTGCCGTTCACGCGCATGATCCTGGGGCCGATGGATTACACGCCCGGCGGCTTCCACCACGCCACGCCGTCCAGCTTCGCTTCGCGCAACCACGAGCCGCTGGTGATGACCACGCGCGGCCAGGCCATCGCCATGTACGTGGTGTACGACAGCCCGTTCCAGATGGTGTCCGACAGCCCGGCCGCCTACCGCAATGCCGACGGCAGCTGGGCCGATGGCGCCGAATTCATCCAGAACGTGCCGACCAGCTGGGACGAGACCCGCATTATCGCCGGCGACATTGGCGAGTACATCGTCTCGGCCCGCCGCAAGGGCGATGTCTGGTATCTCGGCGCCATGACCAACGAATCCGAACGGACGCTGAAGGTGCCGCTGTCCTTCCTCGGCAAGGGCACGCATAAAGCGCAGCTGCTGCAGGACGGCGCCGACGCCAGCCACCTGGCGGCCAGCGACAGCACGGTGACGGCCACACAAACCATCACGCTGAAGCTGGCGCCATCCGGCGGCGCGGTGGCGGTGATCAAACCCTAG
- the dkgB gene encoding 2,5-didehydrogluconate reductase DkgB — MSIPQLGIGTFRLQGEVVIDSVRNGLEAGYRVIDTAQIYGNEAEVGAAIAASGVPRSELFITTKIWIANLSKEKLIPSLKESLAKLRTDYVDLTLIHWPSPGGEVPVAEFMAALAEARALGLTRQIGVSNFTVALMHQAIDAVGAPAIATNQVELHPYLQNRKVVEFAREHGIHITSYMTLAYGKVLGDAVIQQIAARHNATPAQVVLAWAMQLGYAVIPSSTKRANLDSNLKALDLKLSGDDMAQIAALERNERLTSPQGLAPAWD, encoded by the coding sequence ATGAGCATTCCACAATTAGGTATTGGTACTTTCCGTCTGCAGGGCGAGGTGGTGATCGATTCGGTGCGCAACGGCCTGGAAGCCGGCTACCGCGTCATCGATACCGCGCAAATCTACGGTAACGAGGCGGAAGTCGGCGCGGCGATTGCGGCCAGCGGCGTGCCGCGTTCGGAGCTGTTCATCACCACCAAGATCTGGATCGCCAACCTGTCGAAGGAGAAGCTGATTCCAAGCCTGAAAGAGAGCCTGGCCAAGCTGCGCACCGACTACGTTGACCTGACCCTGATCCACTGGCCATCGCCGGGCGGCGAGGTGCCGGTGGCGGAATTCATGGCGGCGCTGGCGGAAGCCAGGGCGCTAGGGTTGACGCGCCAGATCGGCGTCTCCAACTTTACGGTGGCGCTGATGCATCAGGCGATTGATGCAGTCGGCGCGCCGGCGATTGCCACCAACCAGGTCGAGCTGCATCCGTATCTGCAAAACCGCAAGGTAGTGGAGTTCGCGCGCGAGCATGGAATTCACATCACGTCCTACATGACGCTAGCCTACGGCAAAGTGCTGGGCGACGCGGTGATCCAGCAGATCGCTGCGCGTCACAACGCCACGCCGGCGCAGGTGGTGCTGGCCTGGGCGATGCAGCTGGGTTATGCGGTGATTCCATCGTCGACCAAGCGCGCCAATTTGGACAGCAACCTGAAAGCGCTGGACCTGAAACTGAGCGGCGACGATATGGCGCAGATCGCGGCGCTGGAGCGCAACGAACGCCTGACCAGCCCTCAAGGCCTGGCGCCAGCCTGGGACTGA
- a CDS encoding M14 family zinc carboxypeptidase, with amino-acid sequence MPEKNLPELITLKRLIDEGGKHLEVATSCTVAMDGRQFPVYTIAIGNPSPDVPALGFFGGIHGLERIGTQVVLSFLESLLARLRWDSTLHQQLESMRLVFMPLVNPGGMWQATRCNPQGVDLMRNAPLSAVEKVPFMLGGQRYSHHLPWYRGAEGAPMEPESQAVCDLVERELLTRQFSMALDCHSGFGLRDRVWFPHAHTATPIPHLADIGALEQLFSQSYPNHNYVFEPQSRQYRTHGDLWDYLYLNGTSYSERVFLPLTLEMGSWLWVKKNPRQIFDRIAMFNPTARHRLQRVLRRHLILFDFLMRAANSHGRWLPEGMARTIQHRRALTQWYHT; translated from the coding sequence ATGCCTGAGAAGAACCTGCCCGAACTGATCACCCTGAAACGTCTGATCGACGAAGGCGGGAAGCATCTGGAAGTCGCTACCTCGTGCACCGTGGCGATGGACGGCCGCCAGTTCCCGGTCTACACCATCGCGATCGGCAATCCCAGTCCGGACGTGCCGGCGCTGGGCTTCTTCGGCGGCATCCACGGACTGGAACGGATCGGCACCCAGGTGGTGCTGTCGTTCCTCGAAAGCCTGCTGGCGCGGCTGCGCTGGGACAGCACGCTGCACCAGCAACTGGAATCGATGCGGCTGGTGTTCATGCCGCTGGTGAATCCAGGCGGCATGTGGCAGGCCACGCGCTGCAATCCGCAAGGTGTGGACCTGATGCGCAACGCGCCCTTGAGCGCGGTCGAGAAAGTGCCGTTCATGCTGGGCGGGCAGCGCTACAGCCACCACCTGCCGTGGTACCGCGGCGCCGAGGGCGCGCCGATGGAGCCGGAAAGCCAGGCCGTGTGCGACCTGGTGGAACGCGAACTGCTGACCCGCCAGTTCAGCATGGCGCTCGATTGCCACTCCGGCTTCGGCCTGCGCGACCGCGTGTGGTTCCCACATGCGCACACCGCCACGCCGATTCCTCACCTGGCCGACATCGGCGCGCTGGAACAGCTGTTCAGCCAGAGCTACCCGAATCACAACTACGTGTTCGAACCGCAGAGCCGCCAGTACCGCACCCACGGCGACCTGTGGGACTACCTGTACCTCAACGGCACCAGCTACAGCGAGCGCGTATTCCTGCCGCTCACGCTGGAGATGGGCTCGTGGCTGTGGGTGAAAAAAAATCCGCGCCAGATCTTCGACCGCATCGCCATGTTCAACCCCACCGCGCGGCACCGCCTGCAGCGCGTGCTGCGGCGTCACCTGATCCTGTTCGACTTCCTGATGCGCGCGGCGAACAGCCACGGACGCTGGCTGCCCGAAGGCATGGCGCGCACCATCCAGCACCGCCGCGCGCTGACCCAGTGGTATCACACATGA
- a CDS encoding LysR family transcriptional regulator: protein MLDIRQLQYFVTVAEEEHVGRAAEKLHISQSPLSRQIAQLEEKLGLTLFERSQQRIRLTRDGRTFLAETQAFLTHASRLEGLARRLGRGDEGGLCIGYIENAMHAGVLPAGLRDLRASRPHVHVALYSLHSSEQLEGLRQRSLDIALICDPPAIDDPDLESVKVLSDPMMLALPEGHPLCDIAALQPADLAGQEFIVVRHQETGDHHHQFVAACVRSGFTPNIKMEASEPTTALGLVAAGLGIALVQQGMRHQAPPGVVMRELPWFTYHAAVWAAWHRINLRPLVATFRETLLALATKG from the coding sequence ATGTTAGACATTCGCCAACTCCAATACTTCGTCACTGTGGCCGAGGAAGAGCACGTGGGGCGCGCCGCTGAAAAGCTGCACATCTCGCAATCGCCGCTGAGCCGGCAGATCGCCCAGCTGGAAGAAAAGCTGGGCCTGACGCTGTTCGAGCGCAGCCAGCAGCGCATCCGCCTGACACGCGACGGCCGCACCTTCCTGGCCGAGACCCAGGCTTTCCTGACCCACGCCTCGCGACTGGAGGGACTGGCCAGGCGCCTCGGGCGCGGCGACGAAGGTGGCCTGTGCATCGGCTACATCGAAAACGCCATGCACGCTGGCGTGCTACCCGCCGGCCTGCGCGACCTGCGCGCCTCGCGTCCGCACGTGCACGTGGCGCTATATAGCCTGCACTCGTCGGAGCAGCTGGAAGGCCTGCGCCAGCGAAGCCTGGACATCGCGCTGATCTGCGATCCGCCGGCCATCGACGACCCCGATCTGGAAAGCGTGAAGGTGCTGAGCGACCCGATGATGCTGGCCCTGCCCGAAGGCCATCCGCTGTGCGACATCGCCGCCTTGCAGCCGGCCGACCTGGCCGGCCAGGAATTCATCGTGGTGCGCCATCAGGAAACCGGCGACCATCACCACCAGTTTGTGGCCGCCTGCGTGCGCTCCGGCTTCACGCCCAACATCAAGATGGAAGCCAGCGAACCGACCACCGCGCTCGGTCTGGTGGCGGCGGGACTGGGCATCGCGCTGGTGCAGCAAGGCATGCGCCACCAGGCGCCGCCCGGCGTGGTGATGCGCGAGCTGCCATGGTTCACCTACCACGCGGCGGTGTGGGCGGCGTGGCACCGCATCAACCTGCGGCCGCTGGTCGCCACCTTCCGCGAAACACTGCTGGCACTGGCGACGAAAGGCTAG
- a CDS encoding ABC-F family ATP-binding cassette domain-containing protein: protein MTNTCLTLESVSYMLADGRILFQNLNEVFDQRRTGLVGRNGAGKSVLARLLAGELMPSAGRIARSGAVHYLSQQIAQHGTVATLAGADATLAALQRIENGSADPADFDAVGERWDLRDRLQSELDRSGLPHLRPETPAASLSGGEAMRVSLIAAWLSDAAFLILDEPSNHLDRANRLALMAQLQRWPNGLLVVSHDRELLEQMTRIVELSPLGLRSYGGGYTFYAECKEAEREAAQRQLDQRKLERKRDTQAMREQQEKQERRLAKGASDGRDANQAKILLGGQKNRAQGTAGKLRQQHAAQQEALSQLVKDAAQQIAPNAAIAMHALAAPQAARLRLAELKDVVLPYAPPATRHISLTISGQQRIGVVGPNGCGKSTLLKLLAGQLQALAGRCEVRARAAYLDQQLTQLAPQRSAIDYLLDANREAGASALRTHLAQMGLDAQLAAAPVGLLSGGERLKVALACALYAHPPAQLLLLDEPSNHLDLDSLAALEAMLRQYQGALLVVSHDEVFMQALNLTHRLQAGADGWRVSE from the coding sequence ATGACGAATACCTGCCTGACGCTGGAAAGCGTCTCCTACATGCTGGCCGACGGCCGCATCCTGTTCCAGAACCTGAACGAAGTATTCGACCAGCGCCGCACTGGCCTGGTGGGCCGCAATGGCGCCGGCAAGAGCGTGCTGGCGCGCCTGCTGGCCGGCGAGTTGATGCCGTCGGCGGGCCGCATCGCGCGCAGCGGCGCGGTGCATTATCTGTCGCAGCAGATTGCGCAGCATGGCACGGTGGCGACGCTGGCCGGCGCCGACGCCACACTGGCGGCATTGCAGCGCATCGAAAACGGCAGCGCCGATCCGGCCGATTTCGACGCCGTCGGCGAACGCTGGGATCTGCGCGATCGCTTGCAGTCCGAACTTGATCGCAGCGGCTTGCCGCACCTGCGGCCGGAGACGCCGGCTGCCTCCCTGAGCGGCGGCGAGGCGATGCGGGTGTCGCTGATCGCCGCCTGGCTATCCGACGCCGCTTTCCTGATCCTCGATGAACCCAGCAATCACCTCGACCGCGCCAACCGACTGGCGCTGATGGCGCAGTTGCAGCGCTGGCCCAATGGCCTGCTGGTGGTGAGCCACGACCGCGAACTACTGGAGCAGATGACGCGCATCGTCGAACTGTCGCCACTGGGCTTGCGCAGCTACGGCGGCGGTTATACCTTCTACGCTGAATGCAAGGAAGCGGAACGCGAGGCCGCGCAACGCCAGCTGGACCAACGCAAGCTGGAACGCAAGCGTGACACGCAGGCCATGCGCGAACAGCAGGAGAAGCAGGAGCGCCGGCTGGCCAAAGGCGCCAGCGATGGACGCGACGCCAATCAGGCCAAGATCCTGCTGGGCGGGCAGAAGAACCGCGCGCAAGGCACGGCCGGCAAGCTGCGGCAGCAGCACGCAGCGCAGCAGGAGGCTTTGTCGCAGCTGGTGAAGGATGCTGCGCAGCAGATCGCGCCCAACGCCGCCATCGCCATGCATGCACTGGCCGCACCGCAGGCTGCCCGTTTGCGGCTGGCGGAACTGAAGGACGTGGTGCTGCCCTATGCGCCCCCGGCCACGCGCCACATCAGCTTGACCATCAGCGGCCAGCAGCGCATCGGCGTGGTGGGGCCGAACGGTTGCGGCAAATCGACCTTGCTCAAGCTGTTGGCGGGCCAGCTGCAAGCTTTGGCCGGCCGCTGCGAGGTGCGGGCGCGCGCCGCCTATCTCGATCAGCAATTGACGCAACTGGCGCCGCAGCGTTCGGCGATCGACTATCTGCTGGACGCCAACCGCGAGGCCGGCGCGTCGGCGCTGCGCACCCATCTTGCGCAAATGGGTTTGGATGCGCAACTGGCGGCAGCGCCGGTCGGCCTGCTCAGCGGCGGCGAACGGTTGAAGGTGGCGCTGGCCTGCGCACTGTACGCGCATCCGCCGGCACAGCTGTTGCTGCTGGATGAGCCAAGCAACCATCTGGACCTCGATTCGCTGGCCGCGCTGGAAGCCATGCTGCGCCAATACCAGGGCGCGCTGCTGGTGGTGTCGCATGACGAGGTGTTCATGCAGGCGCTGAATCTGACGCATCGTTTGCAGGCCGGCGCCGACGGTTGGCGGGTCAGTGAGTAG
- a CDS encoding aldo/keto reductase, producing the protein MSIRQKLNGKLGFGTAPLGNMFRNIPEAEALATVDAAWEQGIRHFDTAPLYGAGLAELRLGEALAKRNRDDYVLATKVGRLILDEIEDPSQRDMGEKGGVFEFGRPNKIVNDYSADATLRSIEDSLKRLKTDHLDIVYVHDVAQDFYGDEWIGQFEIARTGAFRVLDRLRNEGVIKAWGLGVNRVEALELLLDLNEPQPNATLLAGRYTLLDHERALQRALPAALKRGVDIVVGGPYSSGILAGGAHFEYQKAPADIIAKVERIKAIAQKHGVSVKAAALQFSLAHPAVAAVIPGASRPERITEDHAALNEVIPAAFWQEMRAQNLVAADAPLPGEKA; encoded by the coding sequence ATGAGTATCCGTCAAAAACTGAATGGCAAACTGGGCTTCGGCACCGCGCCGCTGGGTAATATGTTCCGCAACATTCCAGAGGCCGAGGCGCTGGCCACGGTGGATGCGGCCTGGGAACAGGGCATCCGCCATTTCGATACCGCGCCGCTGTACGGCGCCGGCCTGGCTGAGCTGCGTCTGGGCGAGGCGCTGGCCAAGCGTAATCGCGACGACTATGTATTGGCCACCAAGGTGGGCCGCCTGATCCTCGATGAAATCGAAGATCCGTCGCAGCGCGACATGGGCGAAAAAGGCGGCGTGTTCGAGTTTGGCCGTCCGAACAAAATCGTCAACGACTACAGCGCCGACGCCACGCTGCGCTCGATCGAAGACAGCCTGAAACGCCTGAAGACCGATCACCTGGACATCGTCTACGTCCACGACGTGGCGCAAGACTTCTACGGCGATGAATGGATCGGTCAATTCGAGATCGCTCGCACCGGCGCCTTCCGTGTGCTGGACCGCCTGCGCAACGAAGGTGTGATCAAGGCCTGGGGCCTGGGCGTCAACCGCGTGGAAGCGCTGGAACTGCTGCTGGACCTGAACGAGCCGCAGCCCAACGCCACGCTGCTGGCCGGCCGCTATACGCTGCTGGATCACGAACGCGCGCTGCAACGCGCCTTGCCGGCGGCGCTCAAACGCGGCGTCGACATCGTGGTCGGCGGCCCATACAGCTCGGGCATCCTGGCCGGCGGCGCGCACTTTGAATACCAGAAGGCGCCGGCCGACATCATCGCCAAGGTGGAACGCATCAAGGCCATCGCGCAGAAGCATGGCGTCAGCGTGAAAGCGGCGGCGTTGCAGTTCTCACTGGCCCATCCTGCGGTGGCGGCGGTGATTCCCGGCGCCAGCCGTCCGGAACGCATCACTGAAGATCACGCGGCGCTGAACGAAGTCATTCCAGCGGCGTTCTGGCAGGAGATGCGCGCGCAAAACCTGGTGGCCGCCGACGCGCCGCTGCCTGGCGAGAAGGCGTAA
- a CDS encoding putative bifunctional diguanylate cyclase/phosphodiesterase: MDMHILAVTSDPAERQQLERMRGSSPTDDAVITLRFAGDLADLCRAAALAPDLILVNPLLQDTPVSDVWHALSVACDRIPVVILAPDTGLPQAQQAVRLGAVTYIVTASTSRELLRRILQSVVVATRFSQSPATAHGQDGLVLESIADAVISTDEWGRVSYCNLAGRRLLGLEMAQLMGQPINELMRLQDPKSRTDMQHPALQTLASGAVVRIAPGSILIRPDGSELMIEDATAPIHDRGGRVCGVVMVFHDITNARELQAQVDHLAWHDFLTGLPNRFAAQRHLNRILKEAEADRLPLAVMYLDLDKFKLVNDTLGHAAGDALLVSVAARLRGCFRVVDLISRQGGDEFVVLMAPGSDRADATQAAQRISAAVALPHQLDGEPIHIGCSIGIAVYPGDGDSGDVLLRHADTALHAAKAAGRNVWRFFNQDLLSTAIERRQMENGLRQALGTTQFELFYQPKVQLSDGALCGCEALLRWQHPVWGWVDPARFIRSAEESGLIVPLGRWVLTQALSQAKRWQREGRTPGAMAVNVSALEMRQGDFAGYIGDHLAEAGLDPGCLQLELTESALVRDVNGASALLQRLKSIGVSLAIDDFGTGYSSLSYLADLPIDLLKVDRSFVHGIDHAAPRRQTLLRAVLALADNLAIAAVAEGVETGREADFLTDAGCVQGQGYYYSRAVDAHTFEQMFLAPPRV, encoded by the coding sequence ATGGATATGCATATACTGGCGGTGACGTCCGACCCAGCCGAGCGCCAGCAGCTGGAACGGATGCGGGGCAGTTCGCCAACCGATGATGCCGTCATCACGCTGCGCTTTGCCGGCGACCTGGCCGACCTCTGCCGCGCTGCCGCGCTGGCGCCCGACCTTATCCTGGTCAATCCCCTGTTGCAAGACACGCCGGTGAGCGACGTCTGGCATGCGCTGTCGGTCGCCTGCGACCGTATCCCGGTGGTGATCCTGGCGCCCGACACCGGCCTGCCTCAGGCGCAGCAGGCGGTGCGGCTGGGCGCGGTGACCTACATCGTCACCGCCTCCACCTCGCGCGAACTGTTGCGCCGGATCTTGCAGTCGGTGGTGGTGGCCACGCGCTTCAGCCAGTCGCCGGCAACCGCCCACGGCCAGGATGGACTGGTGCTGGAGTCGATTGCCGACGCCGTCATCAGCACCGATGAATGGGGCCGGGTCAGCTATTGCAACCTGGCCGGACGCCGTCTGCTGGGGCTGGAGATGGCGCAGCTGATGGGCCAGCCCATCAACGAACTGATGCGGCTGCAAGACCCCAAGTCGCGCACCGACATGCAGCACCCGGCCTTACAGACGCTGGCCAGCGGCGCGGTAGTGCGGATCGCGCCCGGCAGCATTTTGATCCGTCCGGATGGTAGCGAGTTGATGATCGAGGACGCCACCGCGCCGATCCACGACCGCGGCGGCCGCGTGTGCGGCGTGGTAATGGTGTTCCACGACATCACCAATGCGCGCGAGCTGCAAGCCCAGGTCGATCACCTGGCCTGGCACGATTTCCTGACCGGGTTGCCGAACCGCTTTGCCGCCCAGCGCCACCTGAACCGCATCCTCAAGGAAGCCGAGGCGGACCGTCTGCCGCTGGCGGTCATGTATCTGGACCTGGACAAGTTCAAGCTGGTCAACGATACGCTGGGCCATGCCGCCGGCGACGCCTTGCTGGTGTCGGTGGCGGCGCGGCTGCGCGGCTGCTTCCGCGTGGTGGACCTGATCAGCCGCCAGGGCGGCGACGAATTCGTGGTGCTGATGGCGCCCGGCAGCGACCGCGCCGACGCCACCCAGGCGGCGCAGCGCATCAGCGCCGCCGTGGCGCTGCCGCACCAGTTGGACGGTGAGCCGATCCACATCGGCTGCAGCATCGGCATCGCCGTCTATCCCGGCGACGGCGACAGCGGCGACGTGCTGCTGCGGCATGCCGACACCGCGCTGCACGCCGCCAAGGCGGCCGGCCGCAATGTCTGGCGCTTCTTCAATCAGGATTTGCTGAGCACCGCCATCGAGCGGCGGCAGATGGAAAACGGTCTGCGGCAGGCGCTCGGCACCACGCAGTTCGAGCTGTTCTACCAGCCCAAGGTCCAGCTCAGCGACGGCGCCCTGTGCGGCTGCGAAGCGCTGCTGCGCTGGCAGCATCCGGTGTGGGGCTGGGTCGATCCGGCGCGCTTTATCCGCAGCGCCGAGGAGTCGGGGTTGATCGTGCCGCTGGGCCGCTGGGTACTGACGCAGGCGCTCAGCCAGGCCAAGCGCTGGCAGCGCGAGGGCCGCACGCCGGGTGCGATGGCGGTCAATGTGTCGGCGCTGGAAATGCGGCAGGGCGACTTTGCCGGCTACATCGGCGACCATCTGGCCGAAGCCGGCCTCGACCCCGGCTGCCTGCAGCTGGAGCTGACCGAGTCGGCGCTGGTGCGCGACGTAAACGGCGCCAGCGCGCTGTTGCAGCGCCTGAAGAGCATCGGCGTGTCCCTGGCGATCGACGACTTCGGCACCGGCTATTCCAGCCTGAGCTACCTGGCGGATTTGCCGATCGACCTGCTCAAGGTCGATCGCAGCTTTGTGCACGGCATCGACCATGCCGCGCCGCGCCGCCAGACCCTGTTGCGGGCGGTGCTGGCGCTGGCAGACAACCTGGCCATCGCGGCGGTGGCCGAGGGCGTGGAAACCGGACGCGAGGCCGATTTCCTGACCGATGCGGGGTGCGTGCAGGGCCAGGGTTATTACTACAGCCGGGCGGTGGATGCACACACCTTCGAGCAGATGTTCCTTGCGCCGCCTAGGGTTTGA